The stretch of DNA CTCCTGGCCGAACGACCTCCTCGCGACGGTGTGGCCCACCGAGGACTACCAGCTCGTCGAGGCACGCGTGCCCAGCGACCTGCCGGAGTCCGACCTGTTCGCGGGGCTCCCTGACGACGAGGACACCACCGCGTGAGCACCATCCTGACGGCCATCGCCGCCGCCCCCAGCCCGAGCCCGACCGTCGTGCCCGACGTCGACGTCACCCCCGGGGTCGCCGGCTTCGTGGCGATCGCGGTCGTCGCGGTCGTGACGATCCTGCTCGTGGTCGACATGACCCGACGCATCCGTCGGACCCGCTACCGCGCGGAGATCCGCCAGCGGCTCGAGTCCGACGCCGGTGGTGCGAGCACCGACGAGCCGATGCGTCGCGCCGATGAGGACGGCCGGACCGACGTGGGCGACGACACCGAACGCGGCTGACGCGCCGACGGCACCGGCGCCGAGACGGGACCAGCAGACGGACGGGAGGCCCGTGGCGAGCGTGCCACGGGCCTCCCGTCCGTCTGCGGTCACCCGGGTCGCCCCCCCTGCCGCGGTCCGCGGCGGCTGCGGTCAGCGCACCGGGTGCAGCGCGACGATGAGCACGCCGACCCACTGCGCGGCGAACGCGACGACGGTCAGGGCGTGGAAGACCTCGTGGAAGCCGAACACGGTCGGGGCGGGGTCGGGGCGCTTGAAGCCGTACACCAGGGCGCCGAGGATGTAGGCCAGTCCGCCGGAGAGCACCAGCACGGTCATCGGCACGCTCGCGGCGAAGAACTGCGGGAGCAGGCCGAGCGCGGCGCACCCGAGCACCAGGTAGATCGGCACGTAGAGCCAGCGCGGGGCGCCGATCCACAGCACGCGGAAGGCGATGCCGAGCGCGGCACCCGACCACATCACCCACAGCACGACGACCATGAGCGTGTGCGGCAGGGCACAGATCGCGATCGGTGTGTAGGTGCCGGCGATGAGCAGCAGGATGTTCGTGTGGTCGATCCGCTTGAGGACCTTCTTGACCGTCGGGCCCCACGGGAAGCGGTGGTAGGTCGCCGAGACCCCGAACAGCAGCAGCGACGACGCCATGAACACGGCGCTGCCGGCCTTCGCCGCCGCGCTGTCGGCGAGGCAGATCAGCACCACGCCCATGGCGATCGCGAACGGGAACGTGCCGAGGTGGATCCACCCGCGCCAGGCCGGGCGCGGCGGCTCGGTGGTGGCGGCTTCCTCGGTGAACGGGACGTGGGGGAGCGTGGCGGTCTCGTCCTGCATGCGGCGACAGTAGGGCCCCTGGCCGAACGGGAGCAGGGA from Curtobacterium sp. SGAir0471 encodes:
- the trhA gene encoding PAQR family membrane homeostasis protein TrhA, with amino-acid sequence MQDETATLPHVPFTEEAATTEPPRPAWRGWIHLGTFPFAIAMGVVLICLADSAAAKAGSAVFMASSLLLFGVSATYHRFPWGPTVKKVLKRIDHTNILLLIAGTYTPIAICALPHTLMVVVLWVMWSGAALGIAFRVLWIGAPRWLYVPIYLVLGCAALGLLPQFFAASVPMTVLVLSGGLAYILGALVYGFKRPDPAPTVFGFHEVFHALTVVAFAAQWVGVLIVALHPVR